gccaggagctatttctgagcaaacagctagaagtaacccttgagcaacaccaggtatggccccaaaaccaaaaaaaaaaaaaaaaaaaaagaaaattcaaaataggAGCTagggctaacccaggttcaatccccagcatcccctgaaCCCAGGCAGgattcctgaacagagtcagaagtaaacttaGGGActagagcgacagcacagcggagagggcatttgctttgcatgcagccgaccctgttcaattcccagcatcccatatggtccccagagctggccaatagtagtttctgagtgcaaagccagaataacctgagtgccgctgtatatggtccaaaaatcaaaaaaaaaaaaaaaaaaaaagtaagctctgagcattgctgggtataaccTCAAAACAAATGGGAGCTGGGAGAGAGTATATAGGGTGAATATAGGGTGAaacatttgcctgcatgcagtcaaccccaatttgatctccagcatgtcATAAACTTGTCTTGCCTCCcccagccctgtcaggagtgatccttaaatgcaaaatcagaatTAAGctctgagggccagagaaatagcacagtggtagggcatttgccttgcacgctgccaacccaggacagattatggttcaaatcctggcatcccatatggttcaccatgatgtcaggagcgatttctgagcagagccagaagtaacccctaagcgctgccagatgtgacccaaaaaaacaaaaaccaaaaaaaaaaaaaaaagaattaagtactgagaactgccaggtgtggccccaaaaatctgAGAAAATATGTGTGTAGTGGGGAGACATCAAGACAGTCCAGGGGTGAAAGTGTTTGCTTTACGTCCCACCAACTctgtggtttgaaccctggcattgcCGGGgtactgagcacagaaacaggaatagcTTCAGAGCAATGCTGGgaatgggccccaaacaaaaataaaacccttaTCAAGAGCTGTTCACCCCATGTGACAGATAAGGAGAGGATGGGAGGAGCCCGAACCCCACTGGAAGGAAATGAACTCGGGATCCAGGTACTGCCAGCTGCCAGCCTGACTTCCCAGCAGAAAGCGCTTCCAGGGGCCTCTGCCCTTTGACTTCTGGGTTCTCCTCCCACCATCTGCCCCCTCCCCGGGCCCCCTCTAAACCCCAGTGCCTCATGAGATAGCTGCAAAGACATGTCCAGTCACACAAGGAGCTGGGATCACATGTTAGTACTCTGGATGGGTTTGAGGGAGGACAAAGTTTAGACTTTCTGCTGGAGGATTCTGGGTCATTTTTGCTCCTGAGGCATAAACTATTTCTCACCAGGCCAGAGTTCCCATTCTTCCCCAGCTAGGTCCTGCAGAACAACTGCGGATTTGTGGAGGATACACCACAGTTTATCCTGAGCCATTTAACCCTCTACTGTGCTCTGCTTCCCACCAGAGAGATGCCTGAGGTCTGCAGTACCACTCAGCCAGCCAGGGTCCCTGATCCTGCAAAGGGCATCGTGGGACCATAGGCACTGCAGGGTCAGGCAGGAGGACCGAGGAGAGAAGTGGGCACCACCAAGGATGCAGCACTCAAGCAGAAAGACCATGGAtgggagttggggctggagcaatagcacagtggaaagggcatttgccttgctcacagccgacctaggttcaatccccggcatcccatatatatggtccccaagcctgctaggagtgatttctgaacaaaagCCAGgagtgtgtggcccagaaacaataataaaaaataaaaataggggctgtcGCCATTCCACTCTCCCTGGGTCTCTGCATCTGTTTTGCAGAGCTCCGTAATCGAGCAATGTTGGGACAGAGTGTTCGGAGGTTCACGACCTCCGTGGTCCGGAGGAGCCACTATGAGGAGGGCCCGGGGAAGAATTTGCCTTTTTCAGTGGAAAACAAGTGGCGGTTATTAGCGATGATGACGGTGTACTTCGGATCTGGATTTGCAGCACCTTTCTTTATAGTAAGACACCAGCTGCTTAAGAAATAAGCACTTGCTGAGAAATAGATGATGAAGAGGAGCATATGAAGTGCAATCTTGCCCCTAATGAAAATTGAGCAGAccactaaatatatttataaataaacttatggcatgaaaaaaaaataaaaataaaaataaaaaaataaaaataggggccgagcggtggcgctaaaggtaaggtgcctgccttgcctgcgctagccttggacggaccgcggttcgatcctccggtgtcccatatggtcccccaagccaggagtgacttctgagcgcatagccaggagtaacccctgagcgtcaatgggtgtggccccaaaaaaccaaaaaaataaaataaaataaaataataaaaaaaataaataaatagaaagaaagccATGTCAGACGTTCAGACTCTGGAGGGGAAGGTAGAGGCAAGATCCAAATTCAAggagacaaacaaataaacaaaaggggcaggagagatagcacagcagtagggcatttgacttgcacagggACAACCCaggcagacccgggtttgattcctggtatcccatatggtcccccaagcctgccaggagcgacttctgagcacagagccaggaataacccctgagcactgccaggtgtgacccaaggaccgaaaaaacaaacaaaccaaattcaAGGAGAGGGCCAGGAGCAAaaaagtacagtggggaaggtgtttgctttgccatgcatccaacctgggttctatctaaGGTCCCCTCTAAGCTCCACCAAGAGTAacaacttggtgtggccccaaaccaaacaccaactgcaaaaataaatcaaagtacaTGGCAGCTCCCACTTTCCCCAGCTACATCTCGGCAGTTAAATCTACACAcaaaatagtatgcagctgttagaaaaatgaagtcataaatgtGTTTATATTTGGATACATATAAATGGATACTGAGTGaaaggagtcagagggagagggatagacatagaataatctcactcatttatgggatataagaaaaagaaaagacagtatggcaataatatccagaaacaatagagagaaGGGCCAAGgggaccagcccatggtaggaagcttgccacaaagaatggagcCATGCAGTTAGAGGATggaccactaagacaatgatagttggaaatgttcactctggacaagaaatgggtattggatgggccgggcggtggcgctggaggtaaggtgcctgccttacctgcgctagcctaggagacggaccgcggttcgatcccccggcgtcccatatggtcccccaagccaggagcgacttctgagcgcatagccaggagtaacccctgagcgttaccgggtgtggcccaaaaaccaaaaaaaaaaaaaaaaaaaaaaagaaatgggtatTGGTGTGATAACATGATATGCATGGTAGCTCTTCATTAACAAaaatgtaaaccacagtgtctaaaaaaaaatagagagagagaaagagaaattaaatgtctgcccagagTAGGGCAGCGGGaagggtgaaagggaaactggggacattggtggcaggaaatgctccAAGTTGAACGGTGGTGTAtattgtaaaactgaaactcaatcatgacaaactttgtaatcacaatgcttaaataaaagggagaaaaaaaggtcATCTGGAGCCAGAATATTAGCACagcggataaggcatttgctttcacacacagacaacctgggttcaatccccgacatccatatatatgatcccccgagcctgccaggagagttctgagtgcagagccagaagtaatcactgtggccacaaaataaaatgaacaagcaaaaaaaataaataaataaaaggtcatCTTTGGGGAGGGAAAAGCACCCAGAGGCACTAGaaaaccatgcagtgctggggaaggAAACCAGGGGTTCCCCCCACCCAGGCAAAGTCTGTGCCCCAGTTCTGGGAGGTGGACATCTttctgaaggaagaaaggatgagaAGAAACAGGACAGAAAGAGGATGGGTTGAAAGGCACTGgccctccagccccatctctaGGGCAACCTCTCTGTGAAGGCGGAGATGCAGGAGTAGGTGTTGGAAGGGGTGGGGTGCAGCTCCCTGGCCCCCATCACATGAGCAGCCTTGCATCACCAGCACCTGTCTATTTCCGATTAAGGCTGACCTTTATTTGCATGGATTTCCCAATGGTGTTGGGAAACCAACCACGTCGAGTGCCCGTCTAGGAAAACCCAGGGCTGCCACATGCAAACAGGCTACCCAGCCAGCCTCACCAACGcacttcatttttgttctttttttttgaggggggtagGGAgttatacccaatggtgctcagggattactcctggagggcttaggg
The Suncus etruscus isolate mSunEtr1 chromosome 4, mSunEtr1.pri.cur, whole genome shotgun sequence genome window above contains:
- the LOC126006354 gene encoding cytochrome c oxidase subunit 7C, mitochondrial; protein product: MLGQSVRRFTTSVVRRSHYEEGPGKNLPFSVENKWRLLAMMTVYFGSGFAAPFFIVRHQLLKK